The Dasypus novemcinctus isolate mDasNov1 chromosome 11, mDasNov1.1.hap2, whole genome shotgun sequence DNA window GTGAATAAAGGTAGGGGTGGTACTGCAGAAAGTTCTCATTTATCCTGAGAAAATCTTTCTTTACTCAGAAATGACTGTCCCAGCCCCTCCTGCTTCCCACACCAACGCCTCGGTGGCATGTGTTGCCACGTGGGTCCCCACAAGTCTAAGGCTTGTTGCTCATGGCCAATGACCGGACCTTTCCTAATCTAACCTAAATCCCTCTTGCTGCAGTGACACCGACACCAGGTGGGCCTCATCCCCAGCCATTGTATAGCTCAACTTCAAAAATACCTTGCAGGCACAGGTCTACTGTCCAAGGCAGGCTTTAGAGCCTGCTCCTGAACGACACCGACTGCCCTAGCAAACTGGGGGGAGACACGGGAGCTGGGCAGCCGCGGCCGCTGTTTCAAAGGTGCTCTTTCTCCGGGGCTTTGAGTTTTCACCTGGGTGTGGGGAGGTGCAGGGATAAAAATTCAGGGGATGGAAGGGAGAGAACGAGGGGGAAGGTGAAATACCGGGTTGGAGAGCCCCACCCGAGGGGAAGAGAAAGTACCTTTTTCTCGTTCCTGGCCCGCCCAGAACTACTGGGACCACCCCAGGCTGGGAAGTCAGCCAGAGCCTCGGAACAGACAGGAGGGAAGGTGGGGTAAAGCCAGGGGCAGCTTGGGAAAAAAGGGAGTTGAAACTTCTGCTCCTTCTCGCTTAGTGGCTGTCTCATCTGGCTGCTACCAGGCAGCATTTCCCCAACTCGTTCTCGTGCCAAGACTTGTTCCACCTGGATTATTATTACTAATTTCTAATCATCTAGTTTTTCCcatctaaattttattttcaaaggaaacATGAATATCATACCTGGGAAATCACAGTATCAATAGGTTAGTTATATTTTCATACATCATCATAAAAACATATCTAATCGAGTGAAAGCAAGTGTTTTTCCAGGTACCACTATAAATCATCTCACAGGGGTAAACGCTGACCCGAGGCACTGGGTTGCTAATTGTCTTCTCAGAGGTACCCCTGGGGTGTGGCTCCATTTTGATCTAGTTGATATATTGCAGTTGCACATAGTTGATATAACAAAAAGTCGAGTCCATCCCATCTTAGGGAGGGGAGTTGGTCTATCTCGGGTGGCAGCCGCAGGAGGCAGAGCCCTGTCTACGACCCTGTGCAAGCTTCCAGTTCTCCCTGAGGGCAGAGGCGGAATGGGGAGCGCACCCTAGTTCCCATCACCACCCTGGCCAAGTTCTCCAAGTGCCTCTCGGCCAGTTTGGACCCAGCaaagcccctccccctcccctcctcctccccctccccctcccgggGGCCAAGTCCAAGCCAGATAAGAATGGGCCTGAGCCAGCCTGCGCTCCCCGGGCCCAGGCCCCTCGGAACAGGGCAGCCCTCCGCCTCTGCTGGGCCTGCCGCCGTGGCTCGCGTCCATCCGCAGCAGCCTCAACAGCCACGTGTCACGACGGGCACCTTCGGGGAACTCGTTCAGGGACAGCTGGCCTgagagggggtgggagagaacagcatttggggagaggggaagacaaaggggagggaggaaggggggaacCCTGTCTCCTCGGTGTGCCTGCACCTCCTACACAGAAGCCTGGGGGCTCGCGCCTAAGCCGGTGCCCTTCTCCGTTCTCTGATTCTCCAGGAATGTTCTGGAATCTCAAAGAGGCCTTCCTTGCAGATGAGCAGAGCTTTCCCCTGAGGTGCTGAGGGGAGCAGAGAGGTTCTAGAGGGCTCTTCAGGGGCGTGCTCCCACCCGGCTCTGTCGCGGGCAGTCCGGGCTGGGGCCTTGGGCCATGGCGCCTTCGTGGAGGCCTCCCCAAACGTGGCCCTTAAAAGCATGGTCCTGCTTATTCCTTCCAAGCAccattattatccccactttctagatgaggaaactgagcctggTGGTTTAATGCGTCCTCCCCGCCTGCTGGACTCCACAGCTCCCACTCTTCCCTCGCCCTCCCCGGCTTCCGTCAGCCACACCCCAGCGGGGGTTTTAATCACTCTTCCAAGTGTCCCCCAGCTAGTAAAGGCACTTAGTTCACGTAACCCTCTCCGCACCAGCTCCCAGGCAAGGGGACCGCTGGGGGGAGGTCACACAGACCACTCACGCAGCCAGAAAGCGGGGTGCTCGGTgggcgcccccgccccccacggcCTGTTACCATCTCCCTTCTCGTCCACCAGGAGGAAGATCCTGTCCACCCCCTCCTTGGCTGTGAGCAGCTGCCCGTGCCCCGCCGCGCCCTGCACCCCGCAGGCTTTCTTCAGCCTGTAAATCACCTGCAGGAGACAACCCAGCCGCACCCCTGAGCCCCTGCCGGCCCAGGCACCGGCTCCCCGGGCTGGCTCCCTGGGCTGCTCAGCTCAGGCCCCGCCATCCAGATTCCAATCCAAGTGTGAGCACGCGGAAAAGCCCACACCCAGGACCTCTGGTGAGGGACACTCAGGTCACTGTGATTAAATGTTAGACTGGAAAGACTCCAATGGGCTAAACTCCATTTGACAGAGGAAGAACTTGAGATTCAGAGAGGAAAAAGAACGTAGTGTGTGTGTCTGCATATGTGTAAAACAGAGTGATGGGAAACTCGGGAGTTTGGACTAGAGGGGAGAACAGGGTTCTCCTTTGCCTTGCCTCCTCTCTAAATGAGACGATATGGGGAAGCGCCATGTACTTGGGGAGGAGACAAATAGGAGCCTTCGCCTTATTTCCTAGGCTGATGCCTCGCCTTGAGGTCTCTCGTCAGGGTGGACATGACACAGTAGGACAGGCCTACACCCCAGCGCTACCCAGGAAGGGTAGAGAGACAGAGCTCAGGTGACAACTgggcagaggaaagaggaggggcATGGCCCCCCTCTAGGGCTATGAGCTGTGTCACTCACACCAGGAAACAGAGCCTTCTTCTCACGGAAATGTGACAGCATAATGATTTCAGACACAGAAGTGGAGAGGAgaatatttttcttgcttttccgCTCCAAACAAGTGTGGGTGGAAGGCTGgtgaggggcctgggggctgcaGCGGGTTAGTCCACGCCGGTTTCAGCTTCAGCTTCCCGAAGTGTGTCCACTTGCAGGAGCTCACTTATTCCAGGGTTGGGACCGCAGCTTTCCAAACCAAAAATCTGCATCCTCAACGCCCCCAACATTGCCATTCACTAGACTGTGAAATCAGAAATGACATCGCTGGCCCCAACACCCCGTCCCCCCAGGCAGAGATTACAGGGTGCTCGAGTGTGCAGATCTGAACAACAGGAGAAAATGGCACAAAATGGgggaaacagaaaaacagaacaaaacaatctTGAGGGAGTATCAAGAGGAAAATAAAACGAACCTAACCCTTAACACCTGAAGtgttttattcaatattttccgGCTGGGACTGATCGTGTCGGCCGTGCACGGTTCTcgtcagcctcagtttcccagagaggcccCAGAGTGATGGAAGTGCCCTGTCGGCTCTGGGGAATCGGGGGCCCTGTTTCTCCCGGAAGTGACTGCCTTTGTGCACCAGCCTTGACCCCAGTGCATGTGATGTAAGAATCCCAAATGACATTTGCTCTTGAGCATCACTTCTCTTCCCTTGCACTTgactgcagggcaaggccggggAGAAGAGTGCCGCCAGGGAGGAGGCTCAGAGGCGGGGTCCTTACCTGCTTGCCTCCCCCAAACCCATTTCTACCAGCCCAGATTTTGGCATATTTGCCCCAGAAATATCAGACAAATTGCCCAGAAATGAGATTCCCTGATGCAAAGATCGTGTGCCAAGGTGGAGGAGTGGAGCAGGGTGTGGTTTTGGAGGAAGAGACTAagtgggaaaagaaagagagctcAGACCCTGACAGGGGGACTTAAAAACGCCTCCTAGGAATGCTCTTTCTTACAGGGGAATACTCACTAATCAGTAGAGAAGGAATGGGGGCGTGGGAAAAATCACCTGTGTATGCCAGAACTAGTAGATGAAAATTTGGTGAGCAGTAAGATATTTACTTAGTATCAAAGCATCTCCCTATACAAGGCTTATTCATTCCAAGGGGAAAAACAGTAACTGACAGTGGAGACACCAGGCACCCGGTTAACCAAAAAATCAACGGCCAATCACCAGCAAAGGGACAAACTGGCATCCCGCACCACTGATTTGATGCACGGGGAGGGACACAGCATCACTGCTGGGTATTCCTACCACAAGTGCAAAACTTGTGTCTGATCACGAGGAAAtgttagacaaacccaaattgtGGGACATTCTACAAAAGAACTGGCCCGCAACCTTCAACAATATCAAGATCAATAGAAGGCAAAGAAAGGCTGAGACTAAAGTTTCCAGATTAGAGGAGACTAAGGAAACATGACAAATGATTAGCGGGGAAAAACTGTGAAGGATATTTTTTAGGACAATTGACAAAATTTGAATATAGATTGTTGATTAGACAGTAGAATTGTTATTAGTATgaaatttctgattttagtcattgTATTAGGTTATTTGAGGGaatgttcttaggaaatacacactgaaaTACTTAGGGTAAAAGGGTGAGCTGTTTTCATCTTTCACTAATtaaaca harbors:
- the GUCA1B gene encoding LOW QUALITY PROTEIN: guanylyl cyclase-activating protein 2 (The sequence of the model RefSeq protein was modified relative to this genomic sequence to represent the inferred CDS: inserted 1 base in 1 codon) gives rise to the protein MGQQFSWEEPQVAGEVDLAELQEWHKKFVVECPSGTLFMHEFKRFFKVMGNEEAIQYVEGMFRAFNKNGLASDFPVKGSGVRLGCLLQVIYRLKKACGVQGAAGHGQLLTAKEGVDRIFLLVDEKGDGQLSLNEFPEGARRDTWLLRLLRMDASHGGXAQQRRRAALFRGAWARGAENWKLAQGRRQGSASCGCHPR